A genomic segment from Pseudanabaena sp. FACHB-2040 encodes:
- a CDS encoding NAD(P)/FAD-dependent oxidoreductase, with translation MHQVVIVGGGFGGLYAAQQLRHAPVKVTLIDRRNFHLFQPLLYQVATGGLSPGDIASPLRAILSRQKNTSVLLGDVIDIEPEANQVRLKDGSTVPYDSLIVATGVSHHYFGNEAWAQQAPGIKTVEDALEVRRRIFLAFEAAEKETDPAKRAALLTFVVVGGGPTGVELAGSIADLAYLTLKEEFRNIDTGETRILLLEGMDRVLPPFPPELSAAAEASLKKAGVIVQTQTLVTKIEGSEVTMRRGDSVETIEAGTILWAAGVRASKMGSVLAEKAGAPLDRVGRVLVESDLSLPDHPNIFVVGDLANFAHQGDKPLPGVAPVAMQEGKYVAKLIKQRLADKPTQSFQYKDGGSLAIIGRNSAVVNLGKIKMSGFPAWLLWVFVHIYYLIEFDNKLVVMTQWGWNYFTRNQGSRLITGRDVEKTQTPAASISSVL, from the coding sequence ATGCACCAAGTTGTGATTGTCGGTGGCGGGTTTGGCGGTCTTTATGCGGCGCAGCAGCTGAGGCATGCGCCTGTCAAAGTCACCTTAATTGATCGGCGCAACTTCCACCTATTCCAGCCCCTGCTCTACCAGGTTGCGACGGGAGGCCTGTCACCAGGGGACATTGCTTCGCCCCTGCGGGCCATTTTGAGCCGTCAAAAAAATACCTCGGTGCTGCTGGGCGATGTCATCGACATTGAACCCGAAGCTAATCAGGTGCGGCTGAAGGATGGCTCAACGGTGCCCTACGACAGCCTGATTGTCGCTACTGGCGTTAGCCACCACTATTTTGGCAACGAAGCTTGGGCTCAGCAGGCTCCGGGAATTAAAACGGTAGAAGATGCTCTAGAGGTGCGCCGCCGCATCTTTTTGGCCTTTGAAGCGGCTGAAAAGGAAACCGATCCAGCCAAACGGGCTGCCCTGCTGACCTTTGTGGTTGTCGGCGGCGGCCCTACCGGCGTAGAGCTAGCCGGATCAATCGCGGACCTGGCCTACCTAACGTTGAAAGAAGAATTCCGCAATATCGATACTGGGGAAACCCGAATTTTGCTGCTAGAAGGCATGGACCGGGTGCTGCCGCCTTTTCCGCCAGAGCTCTCAGCAGCGGCAGAAGCTTCCCTCAAGAAAGCCGGGGTAATTGTGCAAACCCAAACCCTAGTCACCAAAATTGAGGGCAGCGAGGTGACCATGCGCCGGGGCGACTCGGTCGAAACCATCGAGGCTGGCACGATTCTCTGGGCTGCTGGGGTACGGGCCTCTAAGATGGGCTCTGTCTTGGCAGAAAAGGCTGGAGCCCCGCTCGATCGGGTCGGGCGAGTATTGGTAGAGTCTGACCTGAGTCTGCCCGACCATCCCAATATTTTTGTGGTGGGTGATTTGGCAAACTTTGCTCACCAGGGCGACAAGCCCCTGCCCGGAGTAGCCCCAGTCGCCATGCAGGAAGGTAAGTACGTGGCCAAGCTGATCAAGCAGCGGCTGGCCGACAAGCCAACTCAGTCCTTTCAGTATAAAGATGGCGGCAGTCTGGCTATTATTGGCCGCAACTCTGCTGTGGTCAATCTAGGCAAAATCAAGATGTCAGGCTTTCCCGCCTGGCTGCTTTGGGTCTTTGTCCATATCTATTACCTGATTGAGTTTGACAACAAGCTGGTGGTCATGACCCAATGGGGCTGGAACTACTTCACCCGCAATCAGGGATCACGGCTGATTACCGGACGCGATGTTGAGAAGACTCAGACG
- a CDS encoding aspartate kinase, protein MALIVQKYGGTSVGTVERIQAVAQRVKTTVEAGNSVVVVVSAMGKTTDGLVKLANELTDRPSRREMDMLLSTGEQISIALLSMALHQLGQDAISLTGAQVGIVTEAEHTRARILEIAPDRVKRHLEEGKVVVVAGFQGISQTSDLEITTLGRGGSDTSAVALAAALQADCCEIYTDVPGILTTDPRLVPEAQLMAEITCDEMLELASLGAKVLHPRAVEIARNYGVLLVVRSSWTDEPGTRVVAPNPQPRPLTGLEIAQPVDAVEFDTDQAKVALLRIPDRPGIAGRLFGEIADQSLNVDLIIQSIHEGNTNDIAFTVVQKNLTKAEAVAAAIAPALRDNPLDTSQAEVMIDNRMAKVSIAGAGMIGRPGVAARMFSTLAAAGINIQMISTSEVKVSCTVDVADCDRAIAVLCEAFEVSSSPVISAAKAAAAEDAVPVVRGAALDLKQARLAIRHVPDRPGMAAHVFQLLADRGISVDMIIQSQRCRLVDGLATRDIAFTVAQADAVLAKETLDAVAPQLGCGEIVVDDAIAKVSVVGIGMIQAPGVAARMFKALAAQGINLQMIATSEIKISCVVGEADGVRALQAVHAAFDLAGSQKIVVPA, encoded by the coding sequence ATGGCACTGATTGTCCAGAAATATGGTGGCACGTCTGTCGGTACGGTAGAGCGGATTCAGGCCGTTGCCCAGCGGGTAAAAACCACAGTCGAAGCAGGTAACTCGGTGGTGGTGGTCGTTTCAGCGATGGGAAAAACGACCGATGGCCTAGTGAAGCTGGCCAATGAGCTAACCGATCGCCCTAGCCGCCGCGAGATGGACATGCTGCTGTCTACCGGAGAGCAGATCTCGATTGCCCTGCTTAGCATGGCGCTGCATCAACTGGGGCAAGACGCCATTTCTCTAACCGGAGCGCAGGTCGGCATTGTCACCGAGGCTGAACATACCCGTGCTCGAATTTTAGAAATTGCCCCCGACCGGGTGAAGCGCCACCTAGAGGAGGGCAAAGTCGTGGTCGTGGCCGGATTTCAGGGGATCAGCCAGACCTCAGATTTAGAGATTACAACCCTTGGTCGGGGCGGCTCGGACACCTCGGCAGTGGCTCTGGCGGCAGCGCTTCAGGCCGACTGCTGCGAGATCTACACCGATGTTCCCGGCATTCTTACGACCGATCCTCGGCTGGTGCCCGAGGCCCAGCTGATGGCAGAGATTACCTGCGATGAAATGCTGGAGCTGGCTAGCCTGGGAGCTAAGGTGCTGCACCCGCGCGCGGTCGAAATTGCCCGGAACTACGGCGTACTGCTGGTAGTGCGATCTAGCTGGACAGACGAGCCGGGCACTCGCGTAGTGGCCCCCAATCCCCAGCCTCGCCCTCTAACTGGATTGGAGATTGCCCAACCGGTCGATGCGGTTGAGTTTGATACTGATCAGGCCAAAGTGGCGCTGCTGCGAATCCCCGATCGGCCGGGCATTGCGGGGCGGCTGTTTGGCGAGATTGCAGATCAATCGCTCAATGTCGATTTGATTATTCAATCAATTCATGAAGGCAACACCAACGACATTGCTTTTACGGTGGTGCAGAAAAACTTGACCAAGGCTGAAGCGGTGGCGGCTGCGATCGCACCTGCCCTACGCGACAACCCCCTCGACACCAGCCAGGCCGAAGTCATGATAGACAACCGCATGGCTAAAGTCAGCATTGCCGGGGCTGGCATGATCGGTCGGCCGGGGGTCGCTGCTCGCATGTTTTCCACCCTGGCCGCCGCCGGGATCAATATCCAGATGATCTCGACCTCAGAAGTTAAAGTGAGCTGCACTGTGGATGTAGCCGATTGCGATCGCGCCATTGCAGTGCTCTGCGAAGCCTTTGAAGTCAGTAGCTCGCCTGTCATTTCAGCCGCCAAGGCTGCCGCTGCCGAAGACGCAGTCCCAGTCGTTAGAGGAGCCGCTCTCGATCTCAAGCAGGCCCGACTGGCAATTCGCCACGTGCCCGACCGTCCGGGAATGGCGGCCCACGTTTTTCAGCTATTGGCCGACCGGGGCATCAGCGTAGACATGATTATTCAATCCCAGCGCTGCCGCCTGGTCGATGGCCTCGCTACCCGCGATATCGCCTTCACCGTAGCCCAGGCCGATGCCGTACTGGCCAAGGAAACACTAGATGCCGTTGCGCCTCAGCTAGGCTGTGGGGAAATTGTGGTGGATGATGCGATCGCAAAAGTCAGTGTCGTCGGCATCGGCATGATCCAAGCCCCTGGTGTGGCTGCCCGCATGTTCAAAGCCCTGGCTGCCCAAGGCATTAACCTCCAGATGATTGCCACCTCTGAGATCAAGATCAGCTGCGTTGTTGGCGAAGCCGATGGCGTGCGAGCTTTGCAGGCGGTTCACGCGGCCTTTGACTTGGCTGGCTCGCAGAAAATTGTGGTGCCCGCTTAA
- a CDS encoding DUF456 family protein: MTTTIDYTVLYWVVVAVMGLGVIGELVPGLPGSGLILAAILAWAVLTQFTGVGWPVLVVVAILILSIAVDFLATYWGAKQFGASKWGQLGAILGLVAGIFGLLPAVAVGGPIVGALVGPFIGAFIGEYLTRSPVEGQSRVKIALKASLGTVVGSLVGSLIEVLLAILAVAIFVFSTWPLVQGL, translated from the coding sequence ATGACCACAACCATAGACTACACAGTGCTCTACTGGGTTGTCGTTGCTGTGATGGGGTTGGGCGTAATTGGCGAGCTAGTTCCGGGTCTGCCTGGGTCTGGCCTAATTTTGGCGGCTATTTTGGCATGGGCCGTCTTGACTCAATTTACTGGTGTGGGCTGGCCGGTGCTGGTGGTCGTGGCTATTTTGATTTTGAGTATCGCTGTAGATTTTTTGGCGACTTACTGGGGGGCAAAGCAGTTTGGTGCTAGCAAGTGGGGCCAGTTAGGGGCAATCTTGGGGTTGGTGGCCGGAATTTTTGGGCTGTTGCCAGCGGTGGCTGTAGGGGGGCCCATTGTGGGCGCGCTGGTTGGTCCCTTCATTGGTGCTTTTATCGGTGAGTACTTGACTCGTAGCCCGGTTGAAGGTCAGTCCCGCGTCAAGATTGCCCTCAAAGCTAGCCTAGGAACAGTCGTAGGATCGCTCGTAGGTAGCCTAATTGAAGTGCTGTTAGCGATTCTGGCCGTAGCTATTTTTGTCTTTAGCACCTGGCCGCTGGTGCAAGGTCTTTAG
- a CDS encoding general stress protein, with the protein MVTDYRQATDVVSEQKAFGVFENQVSLETALDELRQTGFPLHQISILVKESDPQGQSSPLANGDSRNYGTLTSGGHPLEGAMSALTGLNRVTLPELGLALIIGPEAETLIQAVQSQAVLNAVEVLQQMGLPEAAAQQLRQPLMEGAYLIVLQGSSEEMKQASAALKRYGLLP; encoded by the coding sequence ATGGTCACAGACTACCGACAGGCGACAGATGTTGTCTCAGAGCAGAAAGCATTTGGCGTCTTCGAGAATCAGGTCAGTCTGGAAACAGCTCTAGACGAGCTAAGGCAGACTGGTTTTCCCCTACATCAAATTTCCATCCTGGTTAAAGAAAGCGATCCGCAAGGGCAGTCAAGCCCACTTGCTAATGGCGATAGCCGCAACTACGGCACCTTGACCAGTGGAGGTCATCCCCTAGAGGGAGCTATGTCAGCTCTAACCGGCTTGAATCGAGTCACTTTGCCTGAGCTTGGCCTTGCCTTAATCATAGGGCCAGAGGCTGAGACCCTAATCCAGGCTGTTCAAAGTCAGGCTGTTCTAAATGCTGTTGAAGTCTTGCAGCAAATGGGACTACCGGAAGCAGCTGCTCAGCAGTTGAGACAGCCTCTAATGGAGGGTGCCTATCTCATAGTCTTGCAGGGCAGTTCTGAGGAGATGAAGCAGGCCTCTGCAGCCCTGAAGCGGTACGGGCTGCTGCCGTAA
- a CDS encoding FAD-dependent oxidoreductase: MAVDYDLIVIGGGSAGLVAASAGAQLKAKVALIEREGKLGGDCLHYGCVPSKSLIHAARVAHTVRQGYRFGVHTDPPQINLREALGHVHRVIDTIQEHDSVERFESLGVEVIFGEGQFVDGRTFAVNGRTLKARAFLIATGSRPATLPIPGLQEAGYLTNLNIFQLQTQPASLAVIGAGPIGVELGQSFARLGTEVTLICSSDIILSKEDPEAAQVVQRQMEADGVRILTGHRAEKVAVIDGKKHLWAGDQELVVDEILLSAGQVPNVEALNLQAAGVEVGKKGICVNAKLQTTNPRIYAAGDVIGGYQFTHVAGSEAAVALQNALVFPFKKMNYRVIPWATFTDPELARVGLSEAEARQQYSDVQVLKQEFAEVDRALAEAAGYGFAKIITRSNGEILGAHIVGPTAGEIIHEVVLAMTQKLKVDALKSMIHIYPTLAEINSKAALQLTKQKYAKNTKLRGLLRKIFSLLRSLAS, translated from the coding sequence GTGGCCGTTGACTACGACTTAATTGTCATTGGCGGAGGTTCGGCGGGTCTGGTGGCCGCCAGTGCCGGAGCCCAGCTCAAGGCCAAAGTCGCCCTGATCGAGCGGGAAGGCAAGCTCGGTGGCGACTGCCTGCACTACGGCTGCGTGCCCAGCAAATCCCTTATCCACGCGGCGCGGGTGGCCCACACTGTGCGGCAGGGCTACCGTTTCGGCGTTCACACAGATCCACCCCAAATCAACCTGCGCGAAGCCTTGGGTCACGTCCATCGAGTAATCGACACCATCCAAGAACACGACTCCGTGGAGCGGTTTGAGTCCCTCGGGGTTGAGGTCATCTTTGGTGAGGGTCAATTTGTCGATGGTCGCACCTTTGCCGTCAATGGTCGCACCCTCAAAGCCCGCGCCTTTCTGATCGCCACTGGTTCGCGGCCTGCCACCCTGCCCATTCCCGGTCTGCAGGAAGCTGGTTATCTAACCAATCTCAACATATTTCAGCTGCAGACACAGCCCGCCTCCCTGGCTGTGATTGGGGCCGGTCCTATTGGGGTTGAACTGGGCCAGTCCTTTGCCCGATTGGGCACCGAGGTCACTCTGATCTGCAGCAGCGACATCATTTTGTCCAAAGAAGACCCAGAAGCCGCCCAAGTTGTTCAACGCCAGATGGAAGCTGATGGCGTTCGCATACTCACCGGCCACCGAGCCGAGAAGGTAGCTGTGATCGACGGCAAAAAGCACCTCTGGGCAGGTGATCAGGAACTCGTGGTCGATGAAATCTTGCTCTCTGCCGGACAGGTGCCCAACGTCGAAGCGCTCAACCTGCAGGCAGCTGGAGTTGAGGTCGGCAAAAAAGGCATTTGCGTCAACGCCAAGCTTCAGACCACCAACCCCCGCATCTACGCCGCTGGCGACGTGATCGGCGGCTACCAGTTTACCCACGTTGCCGGATCAGAAGCCGCTGTCGCCCTGCAAAATGCCCTGGTGTTTCCCTTCAAAAAGATGAACTACCGGGTCATTCCCTGGGCCACGTTTACCGATCCAGAACTGGCTCGCGTCGGCCTAAGCGAGGCTGAGGCTCGCCAGCAGTACAGCGATGTTCAGGTACTCAAGCAAGAATTTGCCGAGGTCGATCGAGCCTTAGCCGAAGCCGCTGGCTATGGCTTTGCTAAGATCATCACCCGCAGCAACGGAGAGATTTTAGGCGCTCACATTGTCGGCCCTACTGCCGGAGAAATCATTCACGAAGTCGTGCTAGCCATGACTCAAAAGCTCAAGGTCGATGCCCTAAAAAGCATGATCCACATCTACCCCACCTTGGCTGAGATCAACAGCAAGGCCGCCCTGCAGCTCACTAAGCAAAAATACGCCAAGAACACAAAGCTTCGGGGTTTGTTGCGGAAGATTTTTTCGTTGTTGCGATCGCTGGCATCGTGA
- a CDS encoding 2-phosphosulfolactate phosphatase family protein has protein sequence MKLSVFHTPEEVPSEGSPDCAIAIDVLRATSTIAAALYAGAEAIQVFSNVDELIRVSEHWPAEKRLRAGERGGGKVEGCDLGNSPLDHTAERSQGRRLFMSTTNGTRCLERIRDVPTVITGALTTRQAVVDFLLKQQPETVWIVGSGWEGSYSLEDTVCAGAIIHGVIVATGQTFKDLAGNDAAIASVSLYLQWQDQLLDLLHYASHGQRLLRLDNFEDLKYCSQLDTLDIVPIQQEQGVLRLA, from the coding sequence GTGAAGCTATCTGTTTTTCACACGCCCGAAGAAGTGCCCAGTGAAGGATCGCCGGATTGCGCGATCGCAATTGATGTTTTGAGGGCAACATCTACTATTGCGGCCGCCCTCTATGCTGGGGCCGAAGCGATTCAGGTCTTTAGCAACGTCGATGAGCTGATCCGGGTGAGCGAACACTGGCCAGCCGAAAAGCGCCTGCGGGCAGGTGAACGGGGTGGCGGCAAAGTCGAGGGCTGCGACCTGGGCAACTCTCCGCTAGACCACACGGCTGAACGCTCTCAAGGCCGACGGCTCTTTATGAGCACGACCAACGGCACTCGCTGCCTAGAGCGCATACGGGATGTGCCCACCGTGATTACAGGAGCCCTAACCACTCGCCAAGCCGTAGTGGATTTTCTGCTCAAGCAGCAGCCGGAGACAGTTTGGATTGTGGGCTCTGGTTGGGAAGGCAGCTATTCCCTCGAAGATACCGTCTGTGCGGGAGCCATCATTCATGGGGTGATTGTCGCTACCGGACAAACCTTTAAGGACCTGGCGGGTAACGATGCTGCGATCGCATCTGTCAGCCTTTACCTGCAGTGGCAGGACCAGCTGCTGGATCTGCTGCACTACGCCAGCCACGGCCAACGCCTGCTGCGGCTCGACAACTTCGAAGACCTGAAGTACTGCTCCCAGCTCGACACCCTCGACATTGTGCCAATTCAGCAGGAGCAGGGCGTACTGCGGCTAGCGTAG
- a CDS encoding DUF2085 domain-containing protein translates to MQGTVSSSRRPSSWQSLLADVVLLGLVSGPLAAPFLAASGLLGLPLIADIIYAMGQRVCPQPELGLALAEPYQMAVCMRCYGTVLGLVIMRWLYHKDQGKSAYWLEQYGLKGFVATFVLCLFYPLELALQGFSGWGMHHSLMMLFGLVAGLGLGAYLMPSLHNRLKVL, encoded by the coding sequence ATGCAGGGTACTGTTTCATCTTCTCGACGCCCCTCTTCCTGGCAAAGCCTGCTAGCTGATGTGGTCTTGCTAGGGCTAGTCAGTGGCCCACTAGCGGCTCCCTTTCTGGCAGCATCGGGGCTGCTGGGGCTGCCTCTCATTGCAGATATTATCTACGCGATGGGGCAACGGGTGTGCCCTCAGCCGGAGTTAGGGCTGGCTTTGGCTGAGCCCTATCAGATGGCGGTGTGTATGCGCTGCTATGGTACGGTGTTGGGCCTGGTGATAATGCGTTGGCTTTACCACAAAGACCAGGGCAAAAGCGCTTACTGGCTAGAGCAGTACGGTCTGAAAGGCTTTGTAGCGACTTTTGTGTTGTGCCTATTTTACCCTTTGGAACTGGCGCTGCAAGGCTTCTCTGGTTGGGGTATGCACCACTCGCTCATGATGTTGTTTGGACTGGTTGCAGGTCTGGGTTTGGGCGCGTACCTAATGCCGTCTTTACACAACCGATTAAAAGTCCTTTAA
- a CDS encoding YiaA/YiaB family inner membrane protein, with translation MANLNPGRSHSNAWIFQSWATFVLSIAGLTVGIINLPVDSWIKGYMGIGTVFAVGSTLSLAKTTRDLHEEKHLTARIDEAKVERLLADHHPLK, from the coding sequence ATGGCTAATTTAAACCCTGGCCGGAGCCACAGTAATGCCTGGATTTTTCAGTCTTGGGCTACGTTTGTCCTGTCGATTGCGGGCCTGACGGTTGGCATTATTAACCTGCCGGTCGATAGCTGGATCAAAGGCTACATGGGCATTGGCACTGTGTTTGCGGTTGGCTCTACCCTAAGCTTGGCTAAGACCACCCGCGATCTGCATGAAGAGAAACATCTGACTGCACGCATTGACGAGGCCAAGGTTGAGCGGCTCTTGGCGGATCACCATCCCTTAAAGTGA
- a CDS encoding precorrin-2 C(20)-methyltransferase yields the protein MPSSQLLPLSEVSPASGSGRLIGIGVGPGDPELLTVKALRILQAAPVVAFPAGRKGQSGMAEQIIAPWLQAEQLRLPLEFSFAREPEQLLAAWEAAAAKVWPYLAQGHDVVFASEGDISFYSTFAYLAQTLRQHHPQISIQAIPGVCSPLAAAAVMNHPLTVQGEKLAILPALYSPQELEAVLGWAEVVVLMKVSSVYREVWEILRQRNLLQQSYVITHISQPYQECYRDLSHYADLKLPYFSLLVVQSTSNRLA from the coding sequence GTGCCGTCATCCCAGTTGCTCCCTCTGTCAGAAGTTTCGCCTGCTAGCGGCAGCGGGCGGCTAATCGGCATTGGCGTGGGGCCAGGCGATCCTGAACTGCTGACTGTTAAGGCGCTGCGGATTTTGCAGGCAGCTCCGGTGGTGGCTTTTCCGGCTGGGCGCAAAGGCCAGTCGGGGATGGCCGAGCAAATCATTGCCCCCTGGCTGCAGGCAGAACAGCTACGGCTGCCTCTGGAATTCTCTTTTGCTAGAGAACCAGAGCAGCTGTTGGCAGCCTGGGAAGCAGCAGCAGCAAAAGTTTGGCCCTATCTCGCTCAGGGGCACGATGTGGTCTTTGCCTCAGAGGGCGACATCAGCTTCTATAGCACCTTTGCCTATCTGGCCCAGACCCTACGGCAGCACCATCCTCAGATCTCAATTCAAGCGATTCCAGGAGTCTGTTCCCCCCTGGCAGCGGCGGCGGTGATGAACCATCCGCTGACGGTTCAGGGCGAAAAGCTCGCGATTCTACCGGCGCTGTATTCTCCCCAAGAACTAGAGGCAGTACTGGGGTGGGCCGAGGTTGTGGTGCTGATGAAGGTTAGCTCGGTCTACCGAGAGGTGTGGGAAATTTTGCGCCAGCGGAATCTGCTGCAGCAAAGCTATGTGATTACCCATATCAGCCAGCCCTACCAAGAGTGCTATCGAGATCTCAGCCATTACGCCGATCTGAAGCTGCCCTATTTTTCCCTTCTAGTCGTTCAGTCCACATCGAATCGGCTAGCCTAG
- a CDS encoding NAD(P)H-quinone oxidoreductase subunit L — translation MPFSNDVILAGALYVGLAGAYLVVIPLFLLFYLKNRWYTSGSVERTILYALVFAFFPGMLVFSPFLNFRPQPRDIKG, via the coding sequence ATGCCTTTCTCCAATGATGTGATTCTCGCCGGGGCTCTCTACGTGGGGCTGGCAGGGGCCTACCTCGTAGTAATTCCCCTATTTTTGCTGTTTTACCTGAAGAACCGCTGGTATACGTCTGGTTCTGTAGAGCGTACGATTTTGTATGCGCTGGTCTTTGCTTTTTTCCCCGGGATGCTGGTGTTTAGCCCGTTCCTCAATTTTCGGCCCCAACCACGTGATATCAAGGGATAG
- a CDS encoding DUF3007 family protein — MRRVDVIGVGFGVFLAGGLVYLALNFLGLDALSAGIWSQVVLVGGLVGWLATYLARALTQNMTYNQQLRDYEDAVLQKRLEEMTPEELAALQAEVDSENSGGLK, encoded by the coding sequence ATGCGTCGAGTTGATGTCATTGGCGTAGGATTTGGGGTGTTTCTGGCAGGTGGACTGGTCTACCTGGCTCTCAATTTCCTCGGCTTAGATGCCCTTTCTGCCGGTATTTGGAGTCAGGTAGTGCTGGTCGGGGGGCTGGTGGGCTGGCTAGCGACCTACCTAGCTCGGGCCTTGACTCAAAATATGACCTACAACCAGCAACTGCGGGATTATGAGGATGCTGTTTTGCAGAAACGGCTAGAGGAGATGACGCCAGAGGAACTAGCAGCCCTGCAGGCCGAAGTAGATTCAGAAAATTCTGGTGGGCTGAAATAG
- the trpA gene encoding tryptophan synthase subunit alpha, which yields MTTVSECFKRLRDRNECALIPFITAGDPDLEVTAAALQVLDRNGADLIELGIPYSDPLADGPVIQAAATRALQKGVKLDDVLAVVKAVTPKLQAPIILFTYYNPILNRGIKTFLADIAAAGAKGLVVPDLPLEEVNTLSGEAQAAGIDLVLLVAPTSPEERIRAIAAQAQGFIYLVSVTGVTGVRTNLQTRVHDLIDGLKQITDKPIGVGFGVSGADQACQLKDWGADAVIVGSAFVKRLGERPAAEGLQDIGQFCHELKTALAR from the coding sequence ATGACCACTGTTTCTGAATGCTTCAAGCGACTGCGCGATCGCAACGAGTGTGCGCTAATTCCCTTTATTACCGCTGGCGATCCTGATCTTGAGGTTACAGCTGCAGCCCTGCAGGTGCTGGATCGCAATGGAGCAGACCTGATCGAGTTGGGCATTCCCTACTCTGATCCGCTGGCGGATGGTCCGGTAATTCAGGCAGCCGCTACCCGGGCTTTGCAAAAGGGAGTGAAGCTAGACGATGTGCTGGCGGTGGTCAAAGCAGTTACCCCCAAGCTGCAGGCACCTATTATTCTCTTCACCTACTACAACCCGATCCTCAACCGGGGCATTAAAACGTTTCTGGCAGATATTGCAGCGGCAGGGGCAAAAGGGCTGGTAGTACCTGACCTGCCGCTAGAAGAGGTTAATACCCTCTCAGGCGAGGCTCAGGCAGCAGGGATTGATCTAGTCTTGCTGGTGGCTCCAACTTCTCCAGAGGAGCGAATTCGTGCGATCGCAGCCCAGGCTCAAGGCTTCATTTATCTAGTCAGCGTTACGGGAGTCACTGGCGTGCGCACAAACCTACAAACTCGGGTCCATGACTTAATCGACGGGCTCAAGCAGATTACCGATAAGCCTATTGGGGTCGGGTTTGGAGTGTCAGGCGCAGATCAAGCCTGCCAGCTAAAAGATTGGGGAGCCGATGCTGTCATTGTCGGCAGTGCATTTGTAAAGCGGTTAGGCGAGCGGCCTGCCGCTGAAGGTCTTCAAGACATTGGCCAATTTTGCCACGAGCTGAAAACGGCTTTAGCTCGTTAG